In one Inquilinus sp. Marseille-Q2685 genomic region, the following are encoded:
- a CDS encoding malonyl-CoA decarboxylase, which yields MQITDLINSIADRGLELFAFGRGRPLPRDPGGLCRALLSERGEASGIALARELVAFYRGLDAAGREAFFTMLGREFGPDHAAIAAAARAFVAEPSAAGALALAEAAEPPRQELLRRINMLPEGTEFVIGLRADALDLADGKPELRIVDADLKHVLTSWFSGGFLELRRITWETPAIILEKLIQYEAVHAIPGWEFLRRRLAEDRRCYAFFHPALPNEPVIFVQVALVRGLAGEVAPLLDPEAPVGDPAAADTAIFYSITNTQKGLRGISFGSFLLKQVVADLQQTLPNLTTFSTLSPIPGFRHWLETAAPEHEHPAVQASAEALLPVLAEGGIDAVGADKALKAALIGLCARYLAAELRPNGRPVDPVARFHLGNGARLERLNWAGDAAPKGLEQSWGLLVNYLYDPVELERNHEAFVNAGKVATSRAVARQLKPYL from the coding sequence ATGCAGATCACCGACCTGATCAACTCGATCGCCGATCGCGGCCTCGAGCTCTTCGCCTTCGGCCGCGGCCGGCCCCTGCCGCGGGATCCTGGCGGCCTCTGTCGCGCGCTGCTGTCCGAACGCGGCGAGGCCTCCGGAATCGCCCTGGCGCGCGAGCTGGTGGCCTTCTATCGCGGCCTGGATGCGGCCGGGCGGGAGGCGTTCTTCACCATGCTGGGGCGCGAGTTCGGGCCCGACCACGCGGCCATCGCCGCCGCCGCCCGAGCTTTCGTTGCGGAGCCCAGCGCCGCCGGCGCCCTGGCCCTGGCCGAGGCGGCGGAACCGCCGCGGCAGGAACTGCTGCGCCGCATCAACATGTTGCCCGAGGGCACGGAGTTCGTGATCGGGCTGCGCGCCGACGCGCTCGACCTCGCCGACGGCAAGCCGGAGCTGCGGATCGTGGATGCCGATCTCAAGCATGTCCTGACCTCCTGGTTCTCCGGCGGCTTCCTGGAGCTGCGCCGGATCACCTGGGAGACGCCGGCGATCATCCTGGAGAAGCTGATCCAGTACGAGGCGGTGCACGCCATCCCGGGCTGGGAGTTCCTGCGCCGGCGCCTGGCCGAGGACCGCCGCTGCTACGCCTTCTTCCACCCGGCCCTGCCGAACGAGCCGGTGATCTTCGTCCAGGTGGCGCTGGTGCGCGGCCTGGCGGGCGAGGTGGCGCCGCTGCTGGACCCGGAGGCCCCGGTCGGCGATCCTGCCGCCGCCGACACGGCGATCTTCTACTCGATCACCAACACCCAGAAGGGGCTGCGCGGCATCTCCTTCGGCAGCTTCCTGCTGAAGCAGGTGGTGGCGGACCTGCAGCAGACCCTGCCCAACCTCACGACCTTCTCGACCCTGTCGCCCATTCCGGGGTTCCGGCACTGGCTGGAGACGGCGGCGCCGGAGCATGAGCATCCTGCGGTGCAGGCCTCGGCCGAGGCCCTGCTGCCGGTGTTGGCGGAGGGCGGGATCGACGCCGTCGGCGCGGACAAGGCCCTGAAGGCGGCGTTGATCGGCCTCTGCGCCCGCTATCTCGCCGCCGAGCTGCGGCCCAACGGGCGGCCCGTCGATCCGGTGGCGCGGTTCCATCTCGGCAACGGTGCCCGGCTGGAGCGGCTGAACTGGGCCGGCGACGCCGCGCCGAAGGGGCTGGAGCAGAGCTGGGGACTTCTGGTCAATTACCTCTATGATCCGGTCGAGCTGGAGCGGAACCACGAGGCCTTCGTCAACGCCGGGAAAGTGGCGACGAGCCGCGCGGTGGCGCGCCAGCTGAAGCCCTATCTCTGA
- the rpsB gene encoding 30S ribosomal protein S2, which translates to MATPTFTMRQLLEAGAHFGHHTRRWNPKMAPFIFGVRNGVHIIDLEQTVPMLHRALDAVRDVVANGGRVLFVGTKRQAQDKIADAAKRCGQYYVNHRWLGGMLTNWKTVSQSIRRLKEMDEQLAQGAVGLTKKEQLTLTRERDKLEKALGGIRDMGGLPDILVIIDTNKEAIAVQEAAKLGIPVVAVLDSNSSPDGITFPVPGNDDALRAIELYCELFSGSVIAGIQAEMSASGADVGALEEAPAEEALPPPAETGEAEQPAA; encoded by the coding sequence ATGGCTACGCCGACCTTCACCATGCGCCAGCTCCTCGAAGCCGGCGCGCATTTCGGCCACCACACCCGCCGCTGGAACCCGAAGATGGCCCCGTTCATCTTCGGCGTGCGCAACGGCGTGCACATCATCGACCTCGAGCAGACTGTGCCGATGCTGCACCGGGCGCTCGACGCGGTCCGCGACGTCGTCGCCAATGGCGGCCGCGTCCTGTTCGTCGGCACCAAGCGCCAGGCGCAGGACAAGATCGCCGACGCGGCCAAGCGCTGCGGTCAGTACTACGTCAACCACCGCTGGCTCGGCGGCATGCTGACCAACTGGAAGACGGTGTCGCAGTCGATCCGCCGCCTGAAGGAGATGGACGAGCAGCTCGCCCAGGGCGCGGTCGGCCTGACCAAGAAGGAGCAGCTGACCCTGACCCGCGAGCGCGACAAGCTCGAGAAGGCGCTGGGCGGCATCCGGGACATGGGCGGCCTGCCCGACATCCTGGTGATCATCGACACCAACAAGGAAGCGATTGCGGTCCAGGAAGCCGCTAAGCTCGGCATCCCGGTCGTGGCCGTGCTGGACAGCAATTCCAGCCCCGACGGCATCACCTTCCCGGTGCCGGGCAATGACGACGCGCTGCGCGCGATCGAGCTCTATTGCGAGCTGTTCTCCGGCTCCGTCATCGCCGGCATTCAGGCCGAGATGAGCGCGAGCGGCGCGGATGTCGGCGCGCTGGAGGAGGCCCCGGCCGAGGAGGCGCTGCCGCCGCCGGCCGAGACCGGCGAGGCGGAACAGCCGGCCGCCTGA
- a CDS encoding malonyl-CoA synthase, protein MTNLYHALSARFPIDRSKPALELADGRRISYAGLEAASARYANLLRRLGVAPGDRVMVQVDKSPEVVALYLGCLRAGAIYLPLNTAYTKGEVAYFAGDAEPALVVCQPARLAEIEAVARPTGAKAVLTLGAAGEGTLAEAAAQEPDGFETLARKPDDLAAILYTSGTTGRSKGAMLSHDNLLSNALTLHDYWGFQPGDVLLHALPIFHTHGLFVATNCALLAGATMLFLPKFDAAEVLRLLPGASVMMGVPTFYTRLLEQPGLTAELCRHMRLFISGSAPLLPDTFEQFRQRTGHTILERYGMTETNMNTSNPLEGERRAGTVGFPLPGVSLRVVGEDSKPLPPGQIGVIEVKGPNVFKGYWRMPEKTAAEFRADGFFITGDVGVVDDRGYVSIVGRAKDLIISGGFNVYPKEVESLIDAIPGVEESAVIGLPHPDFGEAVAAVVKMRAGAAPLDPAAIQAALQDQLARFKQPKAVFVVAEIPRNAMGKVQKAALREQYKATFTPA, encoded by the coding sequence ATGACCAATCTCTACCACGCCCTGTCCGCCCGCTTCCCCATCGACCGGAGCAAGCCGGCGCTCGAGCTCGCCGACGGCCGCCGCATCTCCTATGCCGGGCTCGAGGCGGCCAGCGCCCGCTACGCCAACCTGCTGCGGCGCCTGGGCGTGGCACCGGGCGACCGGGTGATGGTGCAGGTGGACAAGTCGCCGGAGGTGGTGGCGCTCTATCTCGGCTGCCTGCGCGCCGGGGCGATCTACCTGCCGCTCAACACTGCCTACACCAAGGGCGAGGTCGCCTATTTCGCCGGCGATGCCGAGCCGGCGCTGGTGGTGTGCCAGCCGGCGCGGCTGGCGGAGATCGAGGCGGTGGCCCGGCCGACCGGCGCCAAGGCGGTGCTGACGCTGGGGGCGGCCGGGGAGGGGACCCTGGCCGAGGCCGCGGCGCAGGAGCCGGACGGGTTCGAGACATTGGCGCGCAAGCCGGACGACCTGGCCGCGATCCTCTACACCTCCGGCACCACCGGCCGGTCCAAGGGGGCGATGCTCAGCCACGACAACCTGCTGTCGAACGCCCTGACCCTGCACGATTACTGGGGCTTCCAGCCGGGCGACGTGCTGCTGCACGCCCTGCCGATCTTCCACACCCACGGCCTGTTCGTCGCCACCAACTGCGCGCTCCTGGCCGGCGCGACCATGCTGTTCCTGCCGAAGTTCGATGCCGCCGAGGTGCTGCGCCTGCTGCCCGGGGCCAGCGTGATGATGGGGGTGCCGACCTTCTACACCCGGTTGCTGGAGCAGCCCGGCCTCACCGCCGAGCTGTGCCGGCACATGCGGCTGTTCATCTCCGGCTCGGCGCCGCTCCTGCCTGACACCTTCGAGCAGTTCCGGCAGCGCACCGGCCACACCATCCTCGAACGCTACGGCATGACCGAGACCAACATGAACACCTCGAACCCGCTCGAGGGCGAGCGGCGGGCGGGGACGGTCGGCTTCCCGCTGCCCGGCGTGTCGCTGCGGGTCGTGGGCGAGGATTCGAAGCCGCTGCCGCCGGGCCAGATCGGCGTGATCGAGGTCAAGGGCCCGAACGTGTTCAAGGGCTATTGGCGGATGCCGGAGAAGACCGCGGCCGAGTTCCGGGCCGACGGCTTCTTCATCACCGGCGATGTCGGGGTGGTGGACGACCGCGGCTATGTCTCGATCGTCGGTCGGGCCAAGGACCTGATCATCTCCGGCGGCTTCAACGTCTATCCGAAGGAGGTCGAGAGCCTGATCGACGCCATCCCGGGCGTCGAGGAATCGGCGGTGATCGGCCTGCCGCATCCGGATTTCGGCGAGGCGGTGGCGGCGGTGGTGAAGATGCGGGCGGGTGCTGCGCCGCTCGACCCCGCGGCGATCCAGGCGGCGCTGCAGGACCAGCTGGCGCGGTTCAAGCAGCCCAAGGCGGTGTTCGTGGTCGCGGAGATTCCGCGCAACGCCATGGGCAAGGTGCAGAAGGCGGCCTTGCGCGAGCAGTACAAGGCGACGTTCACCCCGGCGTAG
- the tsf gene encoding translation elongation factor Ts: MAEITAALVKELREKTGAGMMDCKKALGESGGDLEAAVDWLRKKGLAAAAKKAGRVAAEGLVGAAVEGTRGVLVEVNSETDFVSRNDKFQGLVSTLADLALKANGDVEALAASPYPGTGRTAAEEVTHLVATIGENISLRRSQALNVSNGVVAAYIHSPVAPGLGKIGVLVALESTGDKAKLEAFGKQIAMHVAAARPEALHIADVDASNLERERAVLVEQARASGKPEAIIEKMVEGRLRKYYEEVVLHEQVWVLDGETKVRKAIEDAAKDVGAPVSVTGFVRFVLGEGIEKEQGDFAAEVAATLGR, from the coding sequence ATGGCGGAGATTACCGCAGCGCTGGTGAAGGAGCTTCGTGAGAAGACCGGCGCCGGCATGATGGATTGCAAGAAGGCGCTGGGCGAGAGCGGCGGCGATCTCGAGGCCGCGGTCGACTGGCTGCGCAAGAAGGGCTTGGCCGCTGCCGCCAAGAAGGCCGGCCGCGTTGCCGCCGAGGGCCTGGTCGGCGCCGCCGTCGAGGGCACCCGCGGCGTGCTGGTCGAGGTCAATTCCGAGACCGACTTCGTGTCGCGCAACGACAAGTTCCAGGGTCTGGTCTCGACCCTGGCCGACCTCGCCCTCAAGGCGAATGGCGACGTCGAGGCACTGGCCGCCAGCCCGTATCCCGGCACCGGCCGTACCGCCGCCGAGGAGGTGACCCATCTGGTCGCCACCATCGGCGAGAACATCAGCCTGCGCCGCAGCCAGGCCCTGAACGTCTCGAATGGCGTCGTCGCCGCCTATATCCACAGCCCGGTCGCGCCGGGCCTGGGCAAGATCGGCGTGCTGGTGGCGCTGGAATCGACCGGCGACAAGGCCAAGCTCGAAGCCTTCGGCAAGCAGATCGCGATGCATGTCGCGGCGGCCCGGCCGGAGGCGCTGCACATCGCCGATGTCGACGCCAGCAACCTCGAGCGTGAGCGCGCCGTGCTGGTCGAGCAGGCCCGCGCCAGCGGCAAGCCCGAGGCGATCATCGAGAAGATGGTCGAGGGCCGGCTGCGCAAGTACTACGAGGAAGTGGTGCTGCACGAGCAGGTCTGGGTCCTGGACGGTGAGACCAAGGTCCGGAAGGCGATCGAGGATGCCGCCAAGGATGTCGGCGCCCCGGTCAGCGTGACCGGCTTCGTCCGCTTCGTGCTCGGCGAGGGCATCGAGAAGGAGCAGGGCGACTTCGCGGCGGAAGTGGCGGCCACGCTGGGCCGCTGA